The Streptomyces sp. NBC_01298 genome contains the following window.
CGGCGTACCGGACGCAGTCGAGGTCGTGTTCGTCGCGGACACCGGCCAGCACGCTGCCCGTCTCGACCCGCGGGTCCGTACCCCGAACCACGGCCAAGGGGGTGGTGGCACTAGCGGCGGCCTTGAGTCCGACGGAGCCGAGCATCAGCGAGGCGAACCCGCCGAAACCGCGGTTGCCGACGACGATCGTGCCGTGGACGCCGGCGGCCCGGTGGAGGCTGGGTACGGGTGCGCTGCGGCTGAACTCCGTGGTGACGTGCAGATCGGGATGGAGTTCCGCTACGGCCGCGGCGGTGTCATCGAGTAGTTCGCGGCCCGCCGCGCGGACCCGTTCAAGGGTTTCCGCCGATGCGTATACGGCTCTGCTGTCCGTGTCGGCGGCGTGGAGGACGTGCAGGGTGCTCCCCCGCCGTGCTGCTTCGGCCGCGGCCCACAGGACTGCCCCGCGTGCGGGGTCCGACCCGTCGACGCCGACGATGACCGTCCCGAGTTCCGGACCGGCAGTGATGCCTTCCATGGTGTCTCCTGATCGAGGGCCATCGCGCTTGCGCTCTCACGCTGGCATCGCGGGCGTGGGGTCGGCGAGGGCCATAGGGGCCAGGGGAAGGGCCGACCGGTCCCTCCCCGGCTCCGGGAACCCGCATGAGGCTTCGCGGACGGACCCGGTCGGCCCTCGTACAGGACCGTTCGGCCCTCGATACGGGCGCCGGCCGGGCGGATGGTGGCCCTGTACGGGTGGTGCACACCAACCCTCTGCGCCCCGCATGACGACGTACAGGAGGTCCGCTCGTGAAGCACACTCAGGTCGGCCAGGTGATGACGGCAGATGTCGTCTCGGTGGACCGTTCGACGACGTTCAGGGAGATCGCCAAGCTCCTCGCCGACTACGACATCACCGGACTGCCCGTCGTGGACGAGGAGGACCGGGTGGTCGGCGTCGTCTCCGAGAGCGATCTGCTCGCCCGCAAGGCCCTGACGGCCGCGGACATCATGTCGGCTCCCGCTGTCACGGTCCACGCTCAGGAGAGCGTCTCGGAGGCCGGGCAGCTCATGACGCGCCTGGGCCTGCAACGCATTCCGGTCACCGACGAGCAGGAACGTCTCGTCGGCATCGTCACCCGGCGTGACCTCCTGCGCGTCTTCCTGCGCCCCGATGCCGAGATACGGCGGCAGGTGAGCGAGGACGTGCTGTCCGGCAGCATCGGGGCGCCCACGGGGGCGGTGGACATCCACGTCCTGGACGGTGTCGTGACCCTCGCGGGCCGGCTGGAACGGCAGAGCCAGGTCCCCCTCGCCCTGCGGCTCACCGCACGACTGGACGGTGTCGTCGTCGTGGTGGACGAGCTCACCGCCCGCACGGACGACTCCCGTCTGATTCCGCCGGAGCGCGGAGCGCAACCCATCACCTGGTGACCGCGAAACACCCGCACGGCCTGAGGAGGCCACCGTCATGAACCACCACGTAACCGTCGGCGTCGACGGCACCCCCCAGAGCCTCTCCGCAGCCCGCTGGGCAGCCCGCGAGGCCACGCTTCGGCAGGCCCCTCTGCGGATCGTCCACGCCGAGGACTGGTCCTCCGGCACGCTGATCCCCGAGCTGGACCCCGGGACGCGCGACCGGTGGGCAGACGAGGTCCTTGGCTCTGCCACCGACGAGCTGAAGCAGGCGTATCCCCGCCTGGAGATCTCCACGCGCCGCCTCTCGGGCAGGCCTTCCGTGGCTCTGGCGGCAGAGGCCGAGAGCGCCGGCCTCCTGGTCCTCAGCTCCCGCGGACTGGGCAGTGTGGTGGGCTTCATCGTCGGCTCCGTGAGCCTGTCCACCCTCACGGCCACCGAGACACCTGTCGTCCTCGTACGGGCGGAGGAGGACGACGGGGAGAGCGCGGCCGCCACCCCGTACGGCGAGATCGTCGTGGGCGTCGACATCCACCAGTCCTGCGACAGGGTCCTGGCCTTCGCCTTCGAGGAAGCCTCGCGCCGCGACTGCGCGTTGCGGGCGGTGCACGGCTGGAAGCTCCCTCCCGCGTCCGGCTACTCGCCCGTCCTCAATCCCTCGGTCGCGCGCGAGGTCGACCGCACCGTCGCCCAGATGCTCGACGACATGCTCATGCCGTGGCGGCTGAAGTTCCCGGACGTGCGACTCGAGGAGAAGACGTTCATCGGATCGGCGGGACGGGAGCTCGTCCAGGCCACCACGGGCGCGGACCTCGTCGTCATCGGACGCCGCATCCGCCGCTCCCCCATGGGCACGCACCTCGGCCCGATCGCCCACGCGGTGCTCCACCACACGGCCGCGCCGGTCGCCGTACTCGCTCACGACTGACAGTGAGGATGTACGGGAGCGTTCCCCGGCGGGGTCTGACCCAACGACTGACTGACTCAGGGTCCTCAACTGGATCTGTCGGCTCCGGCCGGGGGACGCTCACGTGCATCCGCCGGACCGGGGGACGTGACTTCATAAGAGCCTGGCCAGAGGCCCCATCACTGTCTTGTCCGCCCTCCCGGCCGGCGGGTGCCATCCTGCCCGGTCGAATGGAGAGGACGGCACGATCCACGATGGCACAGCATGAGGTCGAGGTCACCGGCGGCGTCGACACCCACAAGGACACCCACACCGCGGCCGCGATCGACTCGGCAGGGCGGGTGCTGGGGTCGGCCCAGTTCCCAGCCTCCACAGTCGGCTACCGCACACTGCTGACCTGGCTCCGCTCCTTCGGTGCCCTGCTCCTGGTCGGGGTGGAGGGCACCGGTGCCTACGGCGCCGGCCTGTCCCGCTACCTGCGCGAGAACGACGTCACAGTGGTCGAGATCGACCGGCCAGACCGCAAGACCCGTCGCTGGCAGGGCAAGTCCGATCCGGTCGATGCCGAGGCAGCAGCCCGGGCCGCGCTCGCAGAACGCCGCACTGGGACCCCGAAGTCCCGTGATGGCCGTGTCGAGGCCCTGCGGGCCCTGCGGGTCGCCCGTCGCAGCGCGGTCCAGCAGCGGGCCGACGCCACCCGGCAGATCAAGACCTTGATCATCACCGCGCCAGAGGGAGTCCGCACCATGCTGCGGCACCTGAACGACAAGGACCTGCTGACCATCTGCGCGGGTTTCCGCCCCAGCCTCGACCAGGCCGGCGACCCGGTCACCGCGACGAAGATCGCCCTGCGCTCCCTCGCCCGCCGCCACCGCGACCTGGGCCAGGAGATCGACGAACTGAACGAGCTGATAGCCCCGCTCACCCAGGAGATCAACCCGGCCCTGACCGAGCTCAACGGCGTCGGCCCGGACGTCGCCGGCCAGCTGCTGGTCACCGCGGGCGACAACCCCGACCGGCTCCGCTCCGAGGCGGCCTTCGCGATGCTCTGCGGCGTCGCCCCACTGCCGGCCTCATCCGGTCGCACCCATCGACACCGCCTCAACCGTGGCGGCGACAGGGCCGCGAACGCGGCCCTCTACCGGATCGTTCTCTGCCGCCTGCGCTGGGACCAGCGCACCAAGGACTACATGGAACGACGCACCAAAGAAGGCCTCTCCAAGAAGGAGACCATCCGCTGTCTCAAGCGGTTCGTCGCCCGCGAGATCTTCCGCGTCCTGACCGCTACCCATGCCGCAACAGCAACCTCAAGTCACCTCACAACCCCTGCTTGACATCCATAAGAGCATCCAAGGGCCGGCCGGCTCCACAACGGACTCCTCGGCCCTCTCGGCACCCGTGGCCGGGGCGGAGCCTGGAACTCACACGTCAACCGAGGGAGATGGGAACCATGGCCAACCTTGTGACCGCGGGCCTCGACGGCTCGCGCGAAAGCGTCGCGGCGGCCCGATGGGCCGCGCACGAAGACCACCTCCGAGGGGTGCCCCTGGCCCTGGTCCACGTCGAGGAGTGGCTGGAACAGCCCCCTCTCGCCGTCGCGACCACCGAGGTCCAGCGCCAGTGGGCCGAGGGACTGTTGCGCGAAGCCTCCGAGGAGATCAAGCGGCTGTATCCGGATCTGGAGATCACCTCCCGCCGGCTGTCGGGGGTCCCGGCCACGGCCCTGGCCCACGCGGCCGCCTCTTCGGACATCCTGGTGCTGGGTTCCCGAGGGCTCGGCGGCATCGCCGGATTCGTCCTCGGGTCCATCGGCGCCGGCACCATCGCCGCGGTCGATCAGCCGGTCGTCCTCGTGAGAGCGCCGCACGGTGAGGCGGCGCCTGCCGAGGGATCCGGTGCCGACGGCCCGGTCGTGGTGGGAGCGGACATCGGGCGCCCGTGTGACGCGCTCCTCTCCTTCGCCTTCGACGAGGCAGCACGCCGCGGGTGCGCCCTACGGGTGCTCCATGCCTGGGCACCACCGCCGATCATCGGCTACGGCCCCCCTCTCGACCCCGGTGCCCAGGAGGAGATCGGGCAGCGGATCGCGACGGCCGTGGAGGAGCTGATCCGCCCCTGGTGCGACAAGTACCCCTCGGTGGCGGTAACTCCCGAGGTGCGCATAGGACAGTCCGCGATCCAGCTCGTGGACGCCTCCAAAGGTGCCGCGCTGGTCGTCGTCGGCAGGCGGATCCGACGGTCCGCCTACGGCACCCACATCGGCGCGATCGCGCACGCGGTCCTGCACCACGCCACCTCGCCCGTCGCCGTCATCGCCCACGAGTAGGAGACGGCCTAGTCCACGGGAAGCCGGAACCAATGCTCGTCTCCTGCCGCCACCACGACGGCCTGTTCGCCGGGCAGCATGAGGGCCAGAGGACCTTGGCGGGATTCCGGCACGGTGATGCCGAACCTGCCGTGGAGCAGTCGGACACGGACACCGCGGTGTCCCCGGTGGCAGAGCGTGAAGGAGACGGGCTCGATCTCCCGTAGGGGGACGGGATCGATGTACAGGCCTTCGGGGCCGGTCTCCAGGCCCGTGACTCCGCGCTCCGCGAGGTCGAGGGTGCCGGCCATGGCGCCCAGGTGGATCCCCTCCCCGGTGGTCCCGCCCTGAATGTCCGTGACGTCGCCGAGGAGTGCCTCCTGGCAGTACTTCCAGGCGTCCGGGTCCTTCTGGCGGGCCAGCACCCAGCCGTGGACGAGGCTGCTGAGCGTCGATCCGTGGCTGGTGCGCGGCAGGTAGTACGAGACGGTCTCCCGCCACACCGCATCGTCGAGCCGGTAGCCGAGCCGGGCGAACAGGCCGTACAGCTCGGCGGGCCGGAAGAGGTGACCGAGCATGATCACATCGGCCTGTTTCGACGCCTGGTAGCGGTTGACCGTATCCCCTTCGGCTTCCAGGATCCGGTCGAGCCGGCGCACATCGCCGTACCGGGCGCGGTAGGCCGCCCAGTCCAGCTCGGCCAGGTCTCCGTATCCTTCGAACTGGCTGATGACTCCCCGGTGGAACGGGACGTGCAGGCGGCGGGACACCTCTTCCCAGTGCTCCAGCGCGCCGCGGTCCAGGGCGAGTCGCTCGGTCAGTTCCGTCCGTCGAGCGGGGGGCAGTTCGTCGAGCAGTTCGAGCCCCTGCTGGATCACCCAGGCGGCCATCACGTTGGTGTAGGCGTTGTCGTCGATTCCGGGTTCCGCGGCCGCGGGATAGGCGTCGTGGTACTCGTCCGGGCCCAGCACGCCGCGGATGCGGTAGCGCCCCCGTTCCGCGTCGTAGACGGCGGCGCCGGCCCAGAAGCGGGCGATCTCGAGCAGGAGTTCCGCGCCGGGGCCGTGCATGAAGCCGGTGTCCCCGGTGGCCCGCCCGTAACGGCAGACGTTCAGGGCTATGGCGGAGCCGACATGGCGCTGCAGGTGCGAGTGGTCGGGAAGCCAGCGGCCCGAGCGGGGATTGAGGTGCAGGGCCTGACTCTCCTCCTGTCCCGAACTTCCGCTCTGCCAGGGGAACATCGCTCCGCTCTGTCCTGCCAGCCGGGCAGCGTCGCGGGCGGCCGGCAGCCGTCGGTGGCGGTACATGAGCAGGGCCCGCGCCACTTCGGGGAAGTGCAGCGTGATGTAGGGCAGGACGAAGAGTTCGTCCCAGAAGACGTGGCCCCGGTAGGCCTCACCGTGCAGGCCCCGCGCGGGGACACCCACGTCCAGCTCGGCGGTGTGCGGGGAGAGCGTCTGCAGCACATGGAAGAGATGGAGGCGCAGGATCCGACCGGCCTCCCCCGACACGGTCAACTCGCCCTGCTCCCAGAGCCGTTCCCAGGCCGAGCGCTGTGCCGTGAGCAGGGCCGGGAATCCGGGTGCCCCCGAAGCGTGTTCGATCGCGCGCGGCAGGAGGTCTCCGGCCGGCCTGTCGAGGGAGGTGTGCAGGGCCGCGGTCTTCACCACCGTCGCGGACCGTCCGGGAGCCATGGGCAGTCTGTACGTCTGCGCCGTCCCGGCCGCGGTGTGGCTCGTCATGACGGGTGCGCGAGGTCGGGTGACCGTCCTGACGGCAAGGCCGATTTCAGTGTGGGAGGAGGTGGTCCGGCAGGTGATCCACGCGACGCCGTGCGGCGCGAAGCCCGTCCGATGGTCCGTGAGGTGGTGGCCGTCGAGCCCGCCGTAACGCTCCACTCCCGCATTGGCCACGTCTCCGTCCAGCCCTGATTCCACTTCGATCAGGCCGCTCCATCCGTACGCGTGGAAGGTGGTCCGCTGGGCCGCGAGGTAGGGGTCTCCCATGTGCACGACGCGGACGTGCGTGACGCCGAGGCGGCGGCCGCGGCCGTCCTGGAAGAGCATGTGCCGGGTGAGCGTCCCTCGGCGCAGGTCGAGCACCACCTCGTAGTGCAGCATGCCGGGGTCGTCGGGAGTCAGCCAGTCGCCCTGGAGACCGTCGTCGGCGATGCAGCGGTACCGCAGCGACGTCCAGTTGGGCAGGTTGACCATGTCCTCGTTGTCGACCTGCTGTCCGGCCACGTGCGAGGTGAGCCGGTTGGAGCAGCCGGCGGCGTACGTGGCGGGATAGTGCACGGGGCCCGCCGGGGTCTCGGGGGCCGCACCGCGCGTGGCGAACCTGCCGTTGCCCAGCGTGCACAGGGCTTCGACGAGTCGCTCCGTTTGGGGGTCGTAGTGGTCGTACCCCCAGGTCCACGGGCCCGTCACGGTCGCGCCCCGCAGACGAGGTCGGCGATCGTGAGGAGTTCGGCGGCGACCAGGTCCGCCCCGCGTTCCCGCAGTGCCCGTTCCGTGTCGGGGTTCTTCGTCCGGTCGAGGCCGATGACGAGGCCGAAGTTGCCGCGTCTGCCTGCTTCGACACCTGCGAGGGCGTCTTCCACCACCGCGCAGCGGGCGGGGTCCGTCCCGAGCCGTACGGCCGCTTCGAGGAACAGGGCGGGGTCCGGCTTGCCGGCGAGCCCCAGGTCGGCAGCGTTCGTACCGTCCACCACGGCGTCGAAGCGGCCCAGCAGGGAGGCCGATCCGAGAAGCGGCCGGGCATGCCGGGAGGCCGATACGGCGGCACAGCACACGCCGTGCGCCCGCAACCGGGCGAGCGCCGGAGCGACGTCGGTGAAGGCGTGGACGGCCCCGGACCGCAGTCTGCGTACGAACGCCGTCTCCTTGCGCGCGGCCACCGCCCAGACCGTGTCGTCGCCCGGTGCGTCGTCGGGGCTGCCGGTCGGCAGCTGGATGCCGCGGGAGTTCAGGAAGGAACTCGCCCCGTCCAGCCGGGGCTTGCCGTCCACCCACCGACGGTACTCACGGTCCGCGTCGAAGGGAGGCTGCCGCCCGTTCCCGGACGCGGCCCAGGCGTCCAGACAGCTGTCGAAGGCAGCCTTCCAGGCCGCGGCGTGCAGCCGCGCCGAGTCGAGCAGTACCCCGTCCGTGTCGAACACGACGGCGTGCGGGGCGCTCACCCGGATCCCACACGACGGCCGGTCATCCTGGTGGGGGTAATGGACATCCAGTGCGTACGGGGTCCGCCGGCCCAGGGCAGCGAGCGGGCGACCGAGAACAGGTGGCTGACCCGCGCCCCGTCCGTGACACCGGACACCTCGCCGACGGCCATGACGCTCCAGCCCGCTCGCATCACGTCGTCGATGTGGTCCACCTCGAAGGCGACCTCGGTCCCGGACGCCCCGGCGAGCCGCGAGTCGGCCGCCGTACGGAACGCGATCTCGTCTCCCACGACGACATAGTTGACGGGGAAGACGGCGAGTCCTTCCATGCCGGAGAACCCGACCCGGCCGATGCCATGGGTGGAGAGCAGGCGGAGGCACTCGGCCTCGCTCAACACTTTCGACTCGGAACCGCGCATCGCGGTCCCCATGCCGGGGGGACTGCCGGTCGTTCTCCCGGTCAGCTCGGCAACGGTGGTCCCCAGCCCGTCCGCGAGACCCACGAGCATGCCCATGCTGGGCCCCGCCGCCCGCTCCTCCACGTAGGCGATGTACGACGCGGCGGCCCCGCAGCGCTCCCCGAGTTCCTCACGCGTGATTCCCAGCTCTTCGCGGCGGGCGCTCACGCGTCGTCCGAGGTCACCACGGGCAGCCGGAGCCTTGATCGGGGACGCATCTGCTGTGGTCTCTCCCATGATCGTCACACCCTTGTCGTTCGAATCCGGTACGGGAACTTGGCGACGCGCTGGGCGTCAACCTCAGGCTGTACCCGCCACCGGTGCTCGGCACAGGGCCGGACGGTCCCCTACCGGGGCCTGTCGGGCCCATGCGGCCCTCTCCTCGGGGTGTGACGGTGGAGGCCGGTTTCCCCTGCCGGGGGAAGGGCTGTCATCTCCGGGGCGGCTTCGATTCCGCCGGCCGCTTCCGGAACCAGTCGGCGGTGAAGTTCCGTGGTCATCGCGTGGATGGCACGGGTCAGTTCCGTATTGGTCTTGAGTTCCAGCTCCTGCTCGACGAAATCGTGGTCGGCCTTCGCCTGCTGGAACGCTGTCTGCCGGTTCTGTCCGATCATCACGAACGTCGACAGGAAGATCGCCTCCAGGGAGACGACGAGCGTCAGCATCGGCCAGGGATTCGCCTCCACGAACAGCATCCAGAGGGCGAAGCCGATCGCGTGGAGATAGACGAAGGGCATGGAGCCGGCGAACTTCGTGATCGCGTCAGCGACGCGCGACTGGACACCGGCGGCCTGACTCGTGCGGTGTGCGACGACAACCGGATGGTGCCGCGCCTCGTCCTCGGTCGCGTTCACCTGCCTGCCTCCTCGGAACGAGCACCCGTGACACGGCTCTGTGTCCCGCATCGTCTCCACACCATCGGCCCTTCTCGGCGTACCGCCGGAGTCCGCCGTCGGCCGGGGCGGCGTGACCCGGCAGAGACCCGGCCGCTCACACTCCCCCCTCCGCCGGTGGCGCAGAAGGGGCCGACCGGCCCCATGTGGGGGCCGGTCCTGCCCTTCCCGCCTCCGGCCGCGTAGGAGCACGGTTCACGCATCGACTCAACCGGCGCATGGCCCGGCCCACGGTTCGAAGGAGCTCTCATGACCACCACGTACCGGATCCCGGAACTGGACGCGCACTGGCGCGCCGCGAACTACCTGGCCGTCGGCCAGATCTACCTCATGGACAACCCGCTGCTCGCCGAGCCGCTGCGGCCGGAGCACATCAAGCCGCGGCTGCTCGGCCACTGGGGCACCGCCCCCGGCCTGAACCTCGTCCACACCCACCTGAACCGGGTGATCAAGGAGCGTTCCCTGCAGGCCCTGTGCGTCTGGGGACCCGGCCACGGCGGGGCGGCCGTCCTCGCCAACTCCTGGCTGGAGGGCACGTACGGCGAGACCTATCCGGACATCGGCCGGGACGCGGACGGGATGCGCAGGCTGTTCCGCCAGTTCTCCTTCCCCGGCGGCGTACCGAGTCACGTCGCGCCGGAGACGCCGGGCTCCGTCCACGAGGGCGGTGAGCTCGGCTACTCGCTGGCCCACGCGTACGGGGCCGCCTTCGACCATCCCGGCCTGCTGGTGGCATGCGTCATCGGCGACGGCGAGGCGGAGACGGGGCCGCTGGCCGCCTCCTGGCACTCGAACAAGTTCCTGGACCCGGTCCACGACGGCGCCGTCCTGCCGATCCTGCACCTCAACGGATACAAGATCGCCAATCCGACCGTGCTGTCGCGGATACCGGAGCAGGAGCTGGACGCGCTGCTGCGCGGCTACGGGCACGAGCCCCTCTACGTCTCCGGCAGCGACCCCGCCCTCGTCCACCCGGCCATGGCCGGAGCCATGGACCGGGCCCTCGACCGCATCCACGCAATCCAGCGGGAAGCGCGGGCCGCCGGCACGGATCCGGGTGCCGAGCGCGCGCCCTGGCCGATGATCGTCCTGCGGACCCCCAAGGGCTGGACGGGTCCCGCGGCCGTCGACGGGCAACCCGTCGAGGGCACCTGGCGCGCGCACCAGGTGCCGCTCGCCGGGGTGCGCGAGAACCCCGAACACCTGAGGCAGTTGGAGAGCTGGATGCGCTCCTACCGGCCGGAGGAGCTCTTCGACGCCGAGGGCCGTCCCGTCTCCTCCGTACGGGCCTGCGTACCGGAGGGGGAGCGCCGCCTGGGCGCGAGCCCGTACGCCAACGGCGGCCGGCTGCTGCGCTCGCTCCCGCTCCCCGCGCTCGACGCGTGGGCCGTCCCCGTGGAGAAGCCCGGAAGCACCCTGCACGAGCCGACCCGCGTCCTGGGCCGCTACCTCGCGCAGGTCATGGCGGCCACGGCCGGACGACGAGACTTCCGGGTCGTCGGACCGGACGAGACCGCGAGCAACCACCTCGACGACCTGTACGACGTCACCGGCAAGGCCTGGCAGGGGCTGACGGAGCCCACGGACCAGCACCTGTCCCGCGACGGCCGGGTCATGGAGATCCTCTCCGAGCACGTGTGCCAGGGCTGGCTGGAGGGCTACCTCCTCACCGGCCGCCACGGACTGTTCTCCACGTACGAGGCCTTCGCCCACATCGTCGACTCCATGGTCGGCC
Protein-coding sequences here:
- a CDS encoding universal stress protein; the encoded protein is MEGITAGPELGTVIVGVDGSDPARGAVLWAAAEAARRGSTLHVLHAADTDSRAVYASAETLERVRAAGRELLDDTAAAVAELHPDLHVTTEFSRSAPVPSLHRAAGVHGTIVVGNRGFGGFASLMLGSVGLKAAASATTPLAVVRGTDPRVETGSVLAGVRDEHDLDCVRYAACEAELRKSSLRLLHVWNLLGSVGNVASMLDDVEEISGRHAERLTAMAVLIREEFPDLTVHADLAKSFSVAGVLAEASQDADLLVAGGRRSPGYIGRTLGHVTHSLLHHARCPVLLIPRHGNDQGSES
- a CDS encoding CBS domain-containing protein; translation: MKHTQVGQVMTADVVSVDRSTTFREIAKLLADYDITGLPVVDEEDRVVGVVSESDLLARKALTAADIMSAPAVTVHAQESVSEAGQLMTRLGLQRIPVTDEQERLVGIVTRRDLLRVFLRPDAEIRRQVSEDVLSGSIGAPTGAVDIHVLDGVVTLAGRLERQSQVPLALRLTARLDGVVVVVDELTARTDDSRLIPPERGAQPITW
- a CDS encoding universal stress protein; the protein is MNHHVTVGVDGTPQSLSAARWAAREATLRQAPLRIVHAEDWSSGTLIPELDPGTRDRWADEVLGSATDELKQAYPRLEISTRRLSGRPSVALAAEAESAGLLVLSSRGLGSVVGFIVGSVSLSTLTATETPVVLVRAEEDDGESAAATPYGEIVVGVDIHQSCDRVLAFAFEEASRRDCALRAVHGWKLPPASGYSPVLNPSVAREVDRTVAQMLDDMLMPWRLKFPDVRLEEKTFIGSAGRELVQATTGADLVVIGRRIRRSPMGTHLGPIAHAVLHHTAAPVAVLAHD
- a CDS encoding IS110 family transposase, whose amino-acid sequence is MERTARSTMAQHEVEVTGGVDTHKDTHTAAAIDSAGRVLGSAQFPASTVGYRTLLTWLRSFGALLLVGVEGTGAYGAGLSRYLRENDVTVVEIDRPDRKTRRWQGKSDPVDAEAAARAALAERRTGTPKSRDGRVEALRALRVARRSAVQQRADATRQIKTLIITAPEGVRTMLRHLNDKDLLTICAGFRPSLDQAGDPVTATKIALRSLARRHRDLGQEIDELNELIAPLTQEINPALTELNGVGPDVAGQLLVTAGDNPDRLRSEAAFAMLCGVAPLPASSGRTHRHRLNRGGDRAANAALYRIVLCRLRWDQRTKDYMERRTKEGLSKKETIRCLKRFVAREIFRVLTATHAATATSSHLTTPA
- a CDS encoding universal stress protein, with the translated sequence MANLVTAGLDGSRESVAAARWAAHEDHLRGVPLALVHVEEWLEQPPLAVATTEVQRQWAEGLLREASEEIKRLYPDLEITSRRLSGVPATALAHAAASSDILVLGSRGLGGIAGFVLGSIGAGTIAAVDQPVVLVRAPHGEAAPAEGSGADGPVVVGADIGRPCDALLSFAFDEAARRGCALRVLHAWAPPPIIGYGPPLDPGAQEEIGQRIATAVEELIRPWCDKYPSVAVTPEVRIGQSAIQLVDASKGAALVVVGRRIRRSAYGTHIGAIAHAVLHHATSPVAVIAHE
- a CDS encoding glycoside hydrolase family 65 protein, whose product is MTGPWTWGYDHYDPQTERLVEALCTLGNGRFATRGAAPETPAGPVHYPATYAAGCSNRLTSHVAGQQVDNEDMVNLPNWTSLRYRCIADDGLQGDWLTPDDPGMLHYEVVLDLRRGTLTRHMLFQDGRGRRLGVTHVRVVHMGDPYLAAQRTTFHAYGWSGLIEVESGLDGDVANAGVERYGGLDGHHLTDHRTGFAPHGVAWITCRTTSSHTEIGLAVRTVTRPRAPVMTSHTAAGTAQTYRLPMAPGRSATVVKTAALHTSLDRPAGDLLPRAIEHASGAPGFPALLTAQRSAWERLWEQGELTVSGEAGRILRLHLFHVLQTLSPHTAELDVGVPARGLHGEAYRGHVFWDELFVLPYITLHFPEVARALLMYRHRRLPAARDAARLAGQSGAMFPWQSGSSGQEESQALHLNPRSGRWLPDHSHLQRHVGSAIALNVCRYGRATGDTGFMHGPGAELLLEIARFWAGAAVYDAERGRYRIRGVLGPDEYHDAYPAAAEPGIDDNAYTNVMAAWVIQQGLELLDELPPARRTELTERLALDRGALEHWEEVSRRLHVPFHRGVISQFEGYGDLAELDWAAYRARYGDVRRLDRILEAEGDTVNRYQASKQADVIMLGHLFRPAELYGLFARLGYRLDDAVWRETVSYYLPRTSHGSTLSSLVHGWVLARQKDPDAWKYCQEALLGDVTDIQGGTTGEGIHLGAMAGTLDLAERGVTGLETGPEGLYIDPVPLREIEPVSFTLCHRGHRGVRVRLLHGRFGITVPESRQGPLALMLPGEQAVVVAAGDEHWFRLPVD
- a CDS encoding HAD family hydrolase, which encodes MSAPHAVVFDTDGVLLDSARLHAAAWKAAFDSCLDAWAASGNGRQPPFDADREYRRWVDGKPRLDGASSFLNSRGIQLPTGSPDDAPGDDTVWAVAARKETAFVRRLRSGAVHAFTDVAPALARLRAHGVCCAAVSASRHARPLLGSASLLGRFDAVVDGTNAADLGLAGKPDPALFLEAAVRLGTDPARCAVVEDALAGVEAGRRGNFGLVIGLDRTKNPDTERALRERGADLVAAELLTIADLVCGARP
- a CDS encoding helix-turn-helix domain-containing protein encodes the protein MGETTADASPIKAPAARGDLGRRVSARREELGITREELGERCGAAASYIAYVEERAAGPSMGMLVGLADGLGTTVAELTGRTTGSPPGMGTAMRGSESKVLSEAECLRLLSTHGIGRVGFSGMEGLAVFPVNYVVVGDEIAFRTAADSRLAGASGTEVAFEVDHIDDVMRAGWSVMAVGEVSGVTDGARVSHLFSVARSLPWAGGPRTHWMSITPTRMTGRRVGSG
- a CDS encoding DUF1003 domain-containing protein; translation: MNATEDEARHHPVVVAHRTSQAAGVQSRVADAITKFAGSMPFVYLHAIGFALWMLFVEANPWPMLTLVVSLEAIFLSTFVMIGQNRQTAFQQAKADHDFVEQELELKTNTELTRAIHAMTTELHRRLVPEAAGGIEAAPEMTALPPAGETGLHRHTPRRGPHGPDRPR
- a CDS encoding phosphoketolase family protein, with translation MTTTYRIPELDAHWRAANYLAVGQIYLMDNPLLAEPLRPEHIKPRLLGHWGTAPGLNLVHTHLNRVIKERSLQALCVWGPGHGGAAVLANSWLEGTYGETYPDIGRDADGMRRLFRQFSFPGGVPSHVAPETPGSVHEGGELGYSLAHAYGAAFDHPGLLVACVIGDGEAETGPLAASWHSNKFLDPVHDGAVLPILHLNGYKIANPTVLSRIPEQELDALLRGYGHEPLYVSGSDPALVHPAMAGAMDRALDRIHAIQREARAAGTDPGAERAPWPMIVLRTPKGWTGPAAVDGQPVEGTWRAHQVPLAGVRENPEHLRQLESWMRSYRPEELFDAEGRPVSSVRACVPEGERRLGASPYANGGRLLRSLPLPALDAWAVPVEKPGSTLHEPTRVLGRYLAQVMAATAGRRDFRVVGPDETASNHLDDLYDVTGKAWQGLTEPTDQHLSRDGRVMEILSEHVCQGWLEGYLLTGRHGLFSTYEAFAHIVDSMVGQHIKWLKNARELSWRAPVASLNYLLTSHVWRQDSNGFSHQDPGFVDHVLNKSPEVVRVYLPPDANTLLAVADHALRSRDQVNVIVAGKQPCFDWLPIEEARAHVARGAGVWEWAGTDDGSHEPDVVLACAGDVPTMEVLAASALLREHLPSLAVRVVNVVDIARLMPHEEHPHGMTDTEYNALFTTDRPVVFAYHGYPWLIHRLAYRRTGHAQLHVRGYKESGTTTTPFDMVVRNDLDRYRLVMDVIDRVPGLAGRAAALRQTMCDERIRHHDWIRAHGTDLPEVADWSWPH